AAATATTTGTAACACGAGGAACATCGATACCTTTTTCTCTTAATTCATTAACAAAATCTAAAAGTTGAGGCGGCTGTAGATGATTATCTTTAAGAAGTTTTACATCATTTAAAATTTCATAAACTTCACCATACTTTGAAATTTTTCCTTTTTCGAGCAATACTACTTTTTGAGCTCTTTCTAATACATGATCTAAATCATGAGTTACATTAATAATTGTTTTCCCTTTTTTATGAAGCTCAGTCAAAATGTCTAATATTTCTTTAACACCAACTGGATCTAAACCAGCGGTCGGTTCATCAAAAACCATAAAATCTGGATTCATAGCTAAAATACCAGCAATTGCAACCCTTCTTTTTTGACCACCAGATAGCTCAAATGGACTTCTTTCTAAATATTCTTCACCAAGACCTACATCGAGTAAACATTGTTTTGCTCTTTTATACGCTTCATCTTTTGGCACTCCAAAAGCAATTGGCCCAAAAGCAATATCTTCTTTAATGGTATTTTTAAAAAGTTGATATTCAGCGAATTGAAATACAATCCCAATTCTCTTTCGAATATCTTTCATTTTAAATTTTGTACCATTTTCACCATATATTCAATTATTTACTACATTGTCTTTGACTATTTCTCATTCAACTGAACCAGATGTTGGCTTTAATAAGCCGTTTAAATGTTCGATTAATGTTGTTTTTCCTGAACCAGTTGCGCCTATAACACCAATATATTCACCGTCAACGATAGATCAATCAATTCCCTTTAAAGCAACAAACTCTCAAGGAGAATTCTTGTTAAAAATATGCGATAAGTTTTTAATTTTTACTTGCATAATTCTTTTATCAGCTCCTCTCTGTTGTATGTTGGTTCAATTCCATTAATTAAGGAACTTAAACGGTAGATAAAGGGCGAATCTATTTTGGCAATATCTAAGATTTTTTTATTTTTTAAAATTTCTTTTGGGTTTCCAGAAGCTACTAATTTTCCATCTGCAAAAACAAGACATTTATCAGCCAAGATCGCCTCATCCATATCATGAGTAATTGAAATTAAAGTCTTCTCACGAGTTTCTTTAATTTCTTTTATAATATTTAAAACACTTGATTTTCCTTTTGGATCAAGCATTGATGTAACTTCATCAAAAATAATTACCTCGGGATCTAAGGCTAACACAGAAGCAATGGCAACTCTTTGTTTTTGACCACCTGATAAGTTTTCAGGTTCTCGTTCAAGAAATTCCAACATATCAACTTTTTTAGCAAAATGAACAATTTTTTCATGCATTTGTTCAGTTGGTACTCTTCTATTTTCTAAACCAAAAGCAATATCATCTTCAACAGAAGAACCAACAAATTGATTATCTGGATTTTGAAAAATAATTCCAATTTTTTTTCTAATATCTAGAAGCGTTTTTCTACTATATACAATATCATCAATCATTAACAAGCCTTCTTGCGGTTTCAATAAGGCTACTAAAACTTTTGATAAAGTACTTTTTCCACTACCATTATGACCTAAAACTGCAACATATTCACCTTTTTGGATTTCAAAACTCACATTATTAAGTGCAGGTTTTTGTACTCCAGGTTTATAACTAAAAACAATATTTTCTACTTTTATCATAATTATTATAATTTTATTAGAAAATGAATAATATTAAACATAATTTAAAAAATAATTTACTTACTTTTATTCATCTTTGCAATTGGCTTGTATTTAATTCGATATAACCCAGTAATTACGCCGTACTTTTCTAATACTTCTTTATGCTTTTTAGTTAAATATCCTTTATGAGATTTAAAATCATATAAGGGATATTTTTTGTCAATCTTAATCATTAAATTATCTCTATAAACTTTAGCTAAAATTGATGCAGCTGCTATATTTATAGATTTTTCATCGCCTTTGATTAGGTTTGTTTGGTCAATATTTATTGAAATTTTTTCAAAATCAGTCAGAACATGTTCAGGTGTAACTTTTAAAGATTTAATACATAATTCCATAGCAATTTGAGATTCTTTTTTTGGATTTGAATTATTTATTTTTTCAACGCTTCTTTCTATAATACAATAATCTAAAGCGTCTTTTTTTATTTGTTCAAATAATTCATTTCTTTTTTTCGATGTTAATTTTTTAGAATCATTTATAAAATCATTTTTATAATCAATCGGAAATATAACACATGCAGCTACTAGCGGACCCGCGACGCAACCTCGTCCTACTTCATCACATCCAGCAATTAATTTATTTTTAAAATTTTCTTGTTCATAATTTAACATATATTAATTTTAATATAAAATTTAAATAGACGTAATAGGAGAATAAATGGGAACTAAGGTAACAGCAAAATGCATTAAATGTAATAGAGTTTTTGACTATTTATTTGGTAATATTCAAGAGTATGACTTATTTAATACATTCTTATCTATATTTGAGCAAAAACAAAAAAATTTGTTTATTAAAGATATCTTTTTTGAAGTATTTAAAACAATGTTAAAATCAGACCCAAAACTTGATGATCTCACAGATGAGTATATTGATAAATTACTTGAAGAAAATTATTATAGAGTACAAAATTTCTTTTTTTCTGAAGAAATTACATTATTACAAAAAAATATTATTGTTGGTCATGAAATAAGAGTCCATACAGCTTATAATACTGATCTTGAACCAGAACAAAGAGAAATGATATATTTACCATTATTAAAGGTTAAGTTACTAGATGGAACAGAATATAATAGAAGATATACCTTAAATGCTAAATTTGTTGATTTTACTCAAGATCAAGCTTTTTTAAGTTGTTGCGTTTGCGATGAAATTTCTTGTAGCATAATTAGAGAAGAAAATTTTGAATAAATTTTAAAAAGACAAGAAAGTTCTTGTCTTTTTAAACTACCATTAAATGAGTTATTTATGAACTTTTAACTTAATCTTAGCAAAAGTATGATCTGATATCTTTTTAACAATATCATTATCTTTGATATTTTTTAATGATTCTTTACCTTTTTCTTTTGAAAATATTGATAAATATTTTTGTCTATCAAGTACATTATTTTTAAATACATTATAAAGGTCAAATTTATATTTATTTGGCTCGACTTGATCAACAGAATTATTCGGGTCAAAAATAATGAATTTATCATAAGGATTAACATATCCATTTTTTGACATTGATGTTAAAAAATGTTCAGTTAAATTCCCTTGTTTATGGTATCCTGTTTCATAGCCAAGATCCTCATAATACTTATTTGCATAATTAAAATGTTCTTTTTTAATATTTGTATCACCATTAAAAATAATTGCTTCATCTATTTGAGAATTATCATAATTTTTTTTAATGGATTCAAATGCGTTTTTAATATCTAAAAATTCTTTTACTTCCTGTTCGCCCTGTTGCGTTCATTTATATCCATTAATAGTTGGATTTGCTTTTTCTTTTTCTTTTTTATTATTTGATGGACTATCTAAATGGCCATTAATTATCCAAAATTTAGTACTTGAATTTCTAACGCCTCAGTGACTGATTCAAAGCGGTCTTGTAAATTCTATATCTTTACCTTCAAACTTATCAAGTCCTTTATTATCTATTTCTTCAAAGATAGTAGGATCATAAATTATTGCATAAGATTCTTTTGATTTTGGTCTAGATGTTGAAAATAATTTCAATGGACTTTTAGCAAATGAGTAGTTTTTATTATATCTTTCTTTTAATACTCTAATAACTTTTTCTATTGCTGATCAATTTTCATAACTTACTTCTTGTACTGAAACAAACTTTAGATCTTGATTAGAAATTAATTCAGCTACTGCTTGAACTTTAGTGCCTTCTTTGGGGCTTGATGAACCAAAATTTTGAATATTTCATGTTGCTAAATCAAGTTCAGGTAAAGTGTTTTGTGATTGATTTTTAATATTAGTGGTTGAATTATTATCCTGTTTTGTTTCACTTGCATTAACTATTTTATTGTATGCTACATATCCACCATATCCAATTGCACCTAATGTTATGAACATTATGATGAGAACTAAATAATAATTTTTCTTTTTTTTCATGTTAAACCTCAAAATTGTTAATATTATTTTATAAAAAAAAGAAAAAAATCATATAAAAAACAAACTTATTTATAAAAAGTTTGTTAATTATTAAGTTGAATATTGTTTAAATACTACTCATCATCTTTAGATTGAATATTTCTACGTTTAACAATTTCATCAGAAATGTTTTTTGGTGTTTTTTCATAGTGATCAAATTGCATTTGATATGTTCCACGACCGCTTGTCATAGATCTAAGTTCAGTTGAATAACCAAACATTTCTGATAATGGAACTTGAGCTCTAACTACCACAGCTCCATCGTTTCTTTGTTCTTGATCATTAACAAGTCCTCTACGACGTGATAAATCACCAATAACATCACCCATATGTTCAGAAGGAACAACTACAGAAACATCCATAATTGGTTCTAATAAAACAGTACCAATTTTATCTTTTGCTTTTGTCAATGCCTTAGATGCTGCAATTTTATAAGCTAATTCTGATGAATCGACATCATGGTATGAACCATCAAACAATGTAGCTTTAATATCAATCATTTGATATCCAGCTAAAATACCAGCTGCCATTTTTTCTTCAAGACCTTTTTGAATTGACTTGATGTATTCTTTAGGAATCTTACCACCAACAATTTTGTCAACAAATTCAAATCCACCATCTGGATTAGGTTCAAATTTGATTCATACGTGTCCGTATTGTCCTTTACCACCAGATTGTTTGATATGTTTACCTTCAACCTCTGCTTCTTTTGTAATTGTTTCACGGTATGAAACTTGAGGTGCACCAACTTTTGCTTGAACACCAAACTCACGTCTTAAACGATCAACTATAATATCAAGATGTAATTCACCCATTCCAGCGATAATTGTTTGTCCGGTTTCATCATCTGTATATGTTCTAAAAGTTGGATCTTCTGCTGCTAATTTTTGAAGACCTAATGATAATTTTTCAGTTGCGGCTTTTGATTCTGGTTCAAGAGCTTGCGAAATAACTGGTTCAGGGAACACCATTTTTTCTAAGACGATTTTTGCTGATTTTTCATCAACTAATGTATCACCTGTTGTTGTATATTTCAATCCAACAGCAGCAGCTATATCACCAGCACGACATTCATCAATTTCTACACGACTATTTGCGTGCATTTGAAGAATACGCCCGATACGTTCTTTTTCGCCTTTTGTTGAATTATATACATAACTTCCCTTATTTAAAACACCACGATATACACGGAAAAATGTTAATGAACCAACAAATGGATCGTTCATTACTTTAAATGCTAAAGCAGCAAAATCACCGTTATCAGTAGCTTCAACATTAATAATTTCTTCATTATTGTGTGCTTTAATAGCAGGAATATCAATTGGTGAAGGTAAATAATCAACTACTGCATCAATCATTTTCTTAACACCTTTATTTTTAAATGATGTTCCACATACTACAGGGAAAAATTCAGATGTTAAAGTTGCTTTTCTTATTGCATCTTTAAACACATTTACATCAACATCTTTACCATCTAAAACATCCATCATTAATTCATCATCAAATGAAGCAACAGCTTCTAATAATTCTTGACGTTTAATTTGAACTATATCTTTTAAATCCTCTGGAATTTCGGTTGGAAACTCTTCTTCTTGTGGTTCACCATTATAAGTATATGCTTGTAAAGTAACTAAATCAACTAATCCTTTAAAGTCAGATTCAGCTCCTATTGGTCATTGAATGGCAACTGCATTACCTCCAAGTCTTTGTTTAACTGAAGCAACTGAAGCTGCAAAATCAGCACCGGCTTTATCCATTTTATTAACATAAACAATTCTTGGAACTTTATAATTTGTTGCTTGTCTTCAAACAGTCTCTGTTTGTGGTTCTACACCTGATTGAGCATCTAAAACAGCTACTGCACCATCTAATACACGTAATGAACGCTCAACTTCGACAGTAAAGTCAACGTGTCCTGGTGTATCGATAATATTAATTCTTTTACCTTTTCAAAATGCTGTTGTCGCTGCAGAAGTAATTGTAATACCTCTTTCTTTTTCTTGCTCCATTCAGTCCATTTGTGAAACACCATCATGTGTTTCACCTATTTTATGAATTTTTCCTGTATGGAATAAAATTCTTTCTGTTGTTGTTGTTTTTCCTGCATCAATGTGGGCCATAATACCGATGTTACGGTAATCTTTTAACTCGTAATCTCTAGCCATAAATAATTAACTATTAAATAAACACTATCATCTGAAGTGCGCGAATGCACGGTTTGCTTCAGCCATTTTATGTGTATCTTCACGTTTTTTAATAGCTCCACCTGTTTTATTTGATGCATCAATAATTTCATTTGCTAAACGAACGTCCATAGTTTTTTCGTTTCTTAGTCTAGCATATTGCACTAATCATCTAAGTGCTAATGTTTGCTTTCTTCGCACAGGAACTTCTGTAGGAACTTGGTAGTTTGTTCCTCCAATTCTTCTGGTACGAATTTCTAATTGCGGAGTAATGTTTTCAACAGCCGCTAAAAACACTTCCATCGGTTCTTTATTTGTTTTTTCTTTAATAATTTCAAAAGCTGAATATAAAATATCTTGTGCAATTGATTTTTTTCCGTCAAGCATAATTTGGTTAATTAATTTTGTAACTACAACTGAGTTAAAAACTGGATCTGCAAGTACTTCACGGATAGGTGCACTTTTCTTTCTTGACATATTGTCCTCCTATTTAATTAATTTTAATTATGCTTATTAGCTTTTAGCTCTCTTTGTTCCATATAAGCTACGTCCTTGGTTACGTTTTGCAACTCCTGCTGCATCTTGTGTTCCACGAACTATATGATATCTAACCCCAGGTAAATCCTTAACACGTCCTCCACGAATTAAAACAACTGAGTGTTCTTGAAGATTGTGTCCTTCTCCTGGAATATATGCTGTAACTTCCATTGTGTTTGATAACTTAACACGAGCATATTTACGTAATGCTGAGTTAGGTTTTTTAGGTGTCATTGTTGCGACACGAGTACATACACCACGTTTAAATGGTGAAGCCATTTTCTTAGATTTTTTAATTAATGAATTGTAGCTCAATGATAAAGCAGGAGCATTTTGCTTTTTAATTTTTGAACTACGTCCATTATTAACCAATTGATTTGTTGTTGGCATTATCATTTCCTTTCTATGATTGATTATTAATATTTAAACAATGAAGGCTATATATAAATAGCTTTAAAATTATAACATAACAACATATCCTAGTGTATCATATTTTATTTTTTTTAAGACTATAATATAGACTTAAAAACAAAAATATTCTATAAATTCATCTAAATAAAAAAGAAAAAAGCAATTTTAGTGCTTTTATTTTTGAAGCGCTTTATAAAACTATAGAATGTTAAAAATATTTGCATTTTTAAGTTCACTCATTAAATTGTGCTCAAATAATTTTAAAGTAGGAGAAATATTTAGACGAATTCTAAATATTTCTCCTACTTTTTATATTTATAACGTAAATATGATCCTTATGTATTCTATTATATATACTTATTTATAAGGAATAATATGAATATGAGTATGAAAAACTACTTGTCCGGCTGTTTGTCCAGTATTTATTACTAATTTAAAACCACTACAATTATTCTTTTTTATGTACTCAGCAGCAAGTTTTCTTGCAATTTTCATTGCATATAAAAAATCTTCTTCTGAGTTTTCTAAAATATTAGTTTCTGGACTTTTAGGAATAATTAAAAAGTGCCCAGGTTGATTTGGTTTTATATCGTATATTGAAATAACTTTATCATCCTCATAAATAATATCTGCAGGTGCTTGTCTTTTTATAATTTTTGTAAAAATACTATCCGACATACTTTAATCCTTCAAGTGCTTTTTTAAGATTTGGGTCATCTACTTTAAGAGTGATTTTATTTCCCAAATTAACAAACGCCTCTGTTGCTAAGGTGTATAAGTTATTGTCATTTTGAGACAACGCAACTATTAATTTTAATAAATTAGAAGAAAAATAAGTATTTTCTAATGTTAATTTCTTAACAGTTATTTTAGGGTTCTTTGTTTTTTCTTTTGTATTAGGATTATCTATTTGAAAACTTTTTCCAATTGGCACTAATCTATTTAAATAAGTAATATTAATTTTATTACCTTCTGGAGCCACTGATATTGCTTGAGCAAGTGTTTTGTCACTATTAACTTTTACTAATTTGTTATTATTAAAGTCATAAAAACCACTTAATATTGTATCACTAGTATTTTCTTTAAGTGCGTTTAATGAATAATCAAAACTTAGTGATGTAGTTTCTATTCCCTTATATCCACCCAATGTAGCTTCAAATTCATTTTTTGAAAATAAAACATCTTTTGTTGCTATTTTTTTAACATCAAATATTTTTTGAGTTATTTTATTGTAATCATCTATATTACTAATTGTTTTAACTGATAAAGTAAATATATCATTATCATTAGTACTTTCATATTTTCAGACTTGTGCAATTTTCTTATTAACCAAGTAATCGATTAAAATAAAATTTTGCAATACATAATCGTCTTTTCTACTTTGAAAGGCTGAATTGTATACTTTTTTAATATCATCTTCCTTAGAAAGAGTAAAGTACTTATAAATTAATAACAATTTATTTACACTTAATTTAACACCAGATTCTTTCAAATTGTATAAAGTTAAAAATTGATTTAATTTAATATCTGGATTAACTTTTAATGTAATAGATTCTAATTCTTTAAATTGAGCGTCACTAATTAATCCTTCAGATAATAATTTTGAAATTTCTTTAGCCAAATATTTTGAATCTTTTTGCAGTTCGATTTGGACAAATGTTTTATAAGCACCAAATGCATCATCTTGGAATTTTCTATTTTTAATAATGTCATCACTTTTTCCTATTGAATAAAGGTTTTTTAACGTATTATCAAGTCATAATGATTCCACAACATTTTTAACATTAGTGCTAGAGAATAATTGGTCCTGAGTGATCTTTTCATTAGAATTTACTTCTCTACCACAGGCAATCGCAACAGTAGGAAAGACTAAAATAGGAGCAAACGCTAAAAATTTCTTAAAAATTCTCATTATTTTTCTCCTTTTTTCAATGTGTTATTTAAATATGCATTTACCAAATCATAAGCATTTTTATCACTTTGAGTAATAGTAAAATCATTGTTATTTCCATTTTTTAAGTAGTTTATTTTTACTTGTCCATTTAAGTTAGAGAAATTAATATTATTCAATGTATTCACTTTTGAATTAATATATTTTTCTACTCTGTCATATAAAGAAATTTCTGAACTTATTTGCTTTCCTTTTTTAACTGTTTTTATTTTGCTTAAACTTTTATCCAATTCACTTAATGTATAAACAGTTTTATTATCTTTCTTCTGAGTCAATAATCAATTTTTAAATGGTTGATCTTCTAATAAACTGATAACAAGTTGCTCTTTATTATTTTTATCACTTATTTTATTAGCTAAATCAAAATATGTTTTGTTTCCTTTTGCCATATTTTTTAAGTCACTTGTTATAAGTTTTTTAAATTCTTCTAATGTTAAAACTTTTTTGTTTGAAAATAAAGATAATCCAGTTGGAGTTACAATTAATAACAGATCATTTTTATCTTTAACTTTATAAACTATTGAACTATATTGTTTATTATTTGCATTAATTATTAAATGAGAATTGTAATTATCTAAAATAACTTTATTAAATTGATCTTCAGATAATTCAGAAAAATATTTATCAATAATTTCATTAACTTGTTGAATTTTGTCAGAAGCAGTATTAAATTTTTGATTTATATCTGTAATTTTAGAGTCCATCTGAACTTTTTCTGCTTCATCAACCAATTTTTTTATTTCAGATTCTGCATTTGTGTTTAATCCAGTTGGCATTTTAAATAAATCATCAAGATTAATTTCTTTAAAGGTTGAGTCAGCTGATTTTAAAAGTTCGTTAGCAAATGATCCAAAAGCTAAATCGATATTATTATTAATTAATTCGCTAGTTGTTGAGACACCTAAAAATCCTAATGTATCACCTTTTGTTAAAGTTAAAGCATTTAGATATTGTTCATATACCGACCTTTTATCATTAAACTCTTTTAACTTGTTTTTATCTTTTGATTCATCTTTAAAAATCGCATAATCTTCAGGCTTATTGAATGATTTTAAAATATCAATATTTCTTTTTATTTCAATAGTGTTGTCTTGTCCTTTTATCACTGAATATTTAAAATTATTAATGTATTTTTTCTTTGCATCACCATCTTTAAAACTAAATGCAAATCTTAAATTTGAATTTATAACACCAGGTAATAAAATTGATGTAGGAATATTAACTGAATGATTATTAAAATAAGTTTCTATTATTTTATCAGCACTAACTAACTCTGGAATAAATGATTTAGTCATAATAACAATAGCTTTTTTAGGATCATTATCGAGAACAAAATAATTTTTGTCTTTTACAAAATGAGGAAAAACTCTTTGACCTTTTTTAAACATTATTTTTGCTTGACCTTTAGCATCTCTTTTAGGGGAATTATTAACATCTATTTCATAAATATCTTTTTTAGCAGTTCTTTCTAAAAAGTCAACATCAACTGTTTTAACTTCAATTTCTAGACTTCTTAAAGCTACACCTTCTATTTCTTTAAAAGTTAAATATTCAATAGCTTGATCTTCAGTAGAACTTTTACCGTATTCTTCAGACAATAATCTCTCTTTAAAAACATTTTCTCAAGTTGAAAAACCAAATGTTGATTTAAGGTTGTTCTTTTGATCTTCCAATTTATTTTTTTGCTCGTTTTTAATTACATCAAGAGATTTAAGTTCAAGTGACAGATTTATACCTTCATTATTATTTAATGAACCATTGTAAATTTCTTGGTATTGTTTTGAAGCTAAATATTCTTTTTCATACATATAAAATATAGCTTTTTTATATATATCATCAAACTTTTCATTGTAATTGGTTTTATCGTTTTTAAGCAATTTTGAAAAATCACCTATTGATATATTTTTTAAATTATTAAAAGTAAATGCTGTCTCAGCATCTTTTTTAGGCTGGATGTAATTTATTTTTGTAGTATTAATTGCTAAAGGAATAGAAATACCAGAAATTAAACAAACTGCAAGAGTTCCTAAAATACCTCAGTTGATCCAATTTCTTTTTGTCTTTCTAGTTACCTTTTTATTTTTCTCTTCAAAATTATCATTCAACTCTGACAAACGTTCGAAAAATGATTTTTGTTTCTTCGCCATTTTTCCTCCTTAAAGCATTAAAAATATAATTACATAAAATTACAATTTTTAATTAATTATACCAAAAAATGTGCATTAATTTTACTTAATAATTTTATATAATTATAGAATGAATGAAAGCAATTTTTTAGAGACATTATTATACTTTGACAACCTTGCTAGAAAAAACAATTTTGTCTATAGTTTATTTGCAGGAACGTTAAAAAGTTTGTTAAAAACTAAAACAGCAAGCGCGCCGTATGAAGTAGCTATTAGTTTAGAAACATTAACAACCTTGTTATTTATTGAAGAGAATGTTAATTTTAATAAAAAAGAGTTCGCAGCTGAAAATCCACTTCCTTATATTGAGTACAAAGGTTCAAAAATCTATCTTAATATTTTAATCAAATCATCATGAAAAAAATTTAATTATTGAAAATGAAAGAACATTAACAAAAATATTGAAAGTAATTTTTTTTCAACATTGAATAAATTGTACTCAAATGATCCTGATTTATTAATTCTTATTTATTTTGATCAACAAACTTCAAGTTTAAAACTCAAAAAAGTTACCAACATTAATCCTTCTTATTACTCAGTAATTAATATTAACAATTCTTCTTTTCCTTACATTGATTATTTAAAAAATGAATAAAAAAACAGCGGTTCCCTATTTTCACCTTTCGGCTATTTTCGGCGTAAAGAGGCTTAACTACTGAGTTCGGAATGGTATCAGGTGATCCCTCTTGCTATGACCACTGATTAATATTATAGTATAAAAATAAAATATGTAAAAATTTTTTTTAATACTTTTAGGCCTATAAATAAGGACTATTAATAAAAATTAATAAAAATTTTTTATTCATTTTTATTAAAAAACTAGGGTTACCCTAGTTTTTTAATAATTTTTTGGAATATTTATTTTTAAATCATTTGGTCTTTTTAAGTTTATGCATAGCTAGTACTTGACCAATTTGTCATAATCCACCAAATAATCAATATACTTGAACACCAGCACTAAATAATACCGTAATACCAGTAAAGATTATCATCATTATTTTTTGAGTTCTCTCTGATTTTTTAAGTGCTTGCTTTTCGCTAATAGACATTGTTCTATTATTCTTTTTACGGTTAAGTAGTTGCGGTAATAGTTGTGATAATAATTGAACTAGAATGGTAACTATTAAAATTCATAGATAAACAAATTCACCACTAGTTACCTTCTGTCATGAAACTGATGAGAAGTTAATTCCTAATCAAAAAGTTTGCTTAATTTCAGGGATACTTTGAATAACTCTCCACATCGCAAAGAATATAGGCATTGAAAGTAAAATATTAGCAAATTGATCCATTGGATTTATATTATATTTACTATATAAAGCTTGAATCTCTTGGTTTTTCTTTATTTTCATCTGTTTATTATTTTCTAAACCAATATATTTTGCTTCTATTGCTGCTTTTTTACTTCTTAAACCTTCTTGGACTGATTGCATTACAGTTGATTTAAAAGACAATGC
This DNA window, taken from Mycoplasmopsis cynos, encodes the following:
- a CDS encoding energy-coupling factor transporter ATPase gives rise to the protein MQVKIKNLSHIFNKNSPWEFVALKGIDWSIVDGEYIGVIGATGSGKTTLIEHLNGLLKPTSGSVEWEIVKDNVVNNWIYGENGTKFKMKDIRKRIGIVFQFAEYQLFKNTIKEDIAFGPIAFGVPKDEAYKRAKQCLLDVGLGEEYLERSPFELSGGQKRRVAIAGILAMNPDFMVFDEPTAGLDPVGVKEILDILTELHKKGKTIINVTHDLDHVLERAQKVVLLEKGKISKYGEVYEILNDVKLLKDNHLQPPQLLDFVNELREKGIDVPRVTNIYELADFINNYRKERR
- a CDS encoding energy-coupling factor transporter ATPase; the protein is MIKVENIVFSYKPGVQKPALNNVSFEIQKGEYVAVLGHNGSGKSTLSKVLVALLKPQEGLLMIDDIVYSRKTLLDIRKKIGIIFQNPDNQFVGSSVEDDIAFGLENRRVPTEQMHEKIVHFAKKVDMLEFLEREPENLSGGQKQRVAIASVLALDPEVIIFDEVTSMLDPKGKSSVLNIIKEIKETREKTLISITHDMDEAILADKCLVFADGKLVASGNPKEILKNKKILDIAKIDSPFIYRLSSLINGIEPTYNREELIKELCK
- a CDS encoding ribonuclease HII encodes the protein MLNYEQENFKNKLIAGCDEVGRGCVAGPLVAACVIFPIDYKNDFINDSKKLTSKKRNELFEQIKKDALDYCIIERSVEKINNSNPKKESQIAMELCIKSLKVTPEHVLTDFEKISINIDQTNLIKGDEKSINIAAASILAKVYRDNLMIKIDKKYPLYDFKSHKGYLTKKHKEVLEKYGVITGLYRIKYKPIAKMNKSK
- a CDS encoding MnuA family membrane nuclease gives rise to the protein MKKKKNYYLVLIIMFITLGAIGYGGYVAYNKIVNASETKQDNNSTTNIKNQSQNTLPELDLATWNIQNFGSSSPKEGTKVQAVAELISNQDLKFVSVQEVSYENWSAIEKVIRVLKERYNKNYSFAKSPLKLFSTSRPKSKESYAIIYDPTIFEEIDNKGLDKFEGKDIEFTRPLWISHWGVRNSSTKFWIINGHLDSPSNNKKEKEKANPTINGYKWTQQGEQEVKEFLDIKNAFESIKKNYDNSQIDEAIIFNGDTNIKKEHFNYANKYYEDLGYETGYHKQGNLTEHFLTSMSKNGYVNPYDKFIIFDPNNSVDQVEPNKYKFDLYNVFKNNVLDRQKYLSIFSKEKGKESLKNIKDNDIVKKISDHTFAKIKLKVHK
- the fusA gene encoding elongation factor G, with protein sequence MARDYELKDYRNIGIMAHIDAGKTTTTERILFHTGKIHKIGETHDGVSQMDWMEQEKERGITITSAATTAFWKGKRINIIDTPGHVDFTVEVERSLRVLDGAVAVLDAQSGVEPQTETVWRQATNYKVPRIVYVNKMDKAGADFAASVASVKQRLGGNAVAIQWPIGAESDFKGLVDLVTLQAYTYNGEPQEEEFPTEIPEDLKDIVQIKRQELLEAVASFDDELMMDVLDGKDVDVNVFKDAIRKATLTSEFFPVVCGTSFKNKGVKKMIDAVVDYLPSPIDIPAIKAHNNEEIINVEATDNGDFAALAFKVMNDPFVGSLTFFRVYRGVLNKGSYVYNSTKGEKERIGRILQMHANSRVEIDECRAGDIAAAVGLKYTTTGDTLVDEKSAKIVLEKMVFPEPVISQALEPESKAATEKLSLGLQKLAAEDPTFRTYTDDETGQTIIAGMGELHLDIIVDRLRREFGVQAKVGAPQVSYRETITKEAEVEGKHIKQSGGKGQYGHVWIKFEPNPDGGFEFVDKIVGGKIPKEYIKSIQKGLEEKMAAGILAGYQMIDIKATLFDGSYHDVDSSELAYKIAASKALTKAKDKIGTVLLEPIMDVSVVVPSEHMGDVIGDLSRRRGLVNDQEQRNDGAVVVRAQVPLSEMFGYSTELRSMTSGRGTYQMQFDHYEKTPKNISDEIVKRRNIQSKDDE
- the rpsG gene encoding 30S ribosomal protein S7: MSRKKSAPIREVLADPVFNSVVVTKLINQIMLDGKKSIAQDILYSAFEIIKEKTNKEPMEVFLAAVENITPQLEIRTRRIGGTNYQVPTEVPVRRKQTLALRWLVQYARLRNEKTMDVRLANEIIDASNKTGGAIKKREDTHKMAEANRAFAHFRW
- the rpsL gene encoding 30S ribosomal protein S12 gives rise to the protein MPTTNQLVNNGRSSKIKKQNAPALSLSYNSLIKKSKKMASPFKRGVCTRVATMTPKKPNSALRKYARVKLSNTMEVTAYIPGEGHNLQEHSVVLIRGGRVKDLPGVRYHIVRGTQDAAGVAKRNQGRSLYGTKRAKS
- the hinT gene encoding histidine triad protein HinT, giving the protein MSDSIFTKIIKRQAPADIIYEDDKVISIYDIKPNQPGHFLIIPKSPETNILENSEEDFLYAMKIARKLAAEYIKKNNCSGFKLVINTGQTAGQVVFHTHIHIIPYK
- a CDS encoding HinT-interacting membrane complex lipoprotein P60 codes for the protein MRIFKKFLAFAPILVFPTVAIACGREVNSNEKITQDQLFSSTNVKNVVESLWLDNTLKNLYSIGKSDDIIKNRKFQDDAFGAYKTFVQIELQKDSKYLAKEISKLLSEGLISDAQFKELESITLKVNPDIKLNQFLTLYNLKESGVKLSVNKLLLIYKYFTLSKEDDIKKVYNSAFQSRKDDYVLQNFILIDYLVNKKIAQVWKYESTNDNDIFTLSVKTISNIDDYNKITQKIFDVKKIATKDVLFSKNEFEATLGGYKGIETTSLSFDYSLNALKENTSDTILSGFYDFNNNKLVKVNSDKTLAQAISVAPEGNKINITYLNRLVPIGKSFQIDNPNTKEKTKNPKITVKKLTLENTYFSSNLLKLIVALSQNDNNLYTLATEAFVNLGNKITLKVDDPNLKKALEGLKYVG